A stretch of the Vitis riparia cultivar Riparia Gloire de Montpellier isolate 1030 chromosome 13, EGFV_Vit.rip_1.0, whole genome shotgun sequence genome encodes the following:
- the LOC117929338 gene encoding cytochrome P450 77A2-like, with product MAPAFAAASSTYSPYYHIFFTALAFVISGLIVLLSRKTKSKKLNLPPGPPGWPIVGNLFQFARSGKQFFQYVRELRPKYGPIFTLKMGNRTMIIISSAELAHEALIEKGQSFASRPRENPTRTVFSCNKFTVNAAVYGPVWRSLRRNMVQNMLSASKVREFSNLRDVSMDKLIDRLRSEAEANDGAVWVLKNARFAVFCILLSMCFGVEMDEETIEVMDDLMKTVLITLDPRLDDYLPLLSPFFSKQRKAATEVRKRQIKTVTPFIERRRAALENPGSDKTAASFSYLDTLFDLKIEGRKSSPTNPELVTLCSEFLNGGTDTTGTAVEWAIARMIENPEIQSKLYEEIKTTVGDRKVQEKDMEKMPYLNAVSKELLRKHPPTYFSLTHAVTEPAKLAGYDIPTDVNVEFFLPAISEDPKLWKNPEKFDPDRFLLGGEDADITGVTSVKMMPFGAGRRICPGLSMATVHVNLMLARMVQDFEWSAYPENSKIDFSEKLEFTVVMKNPLRAKIKPRV from the coding sequence ATGGCTCCTGCTTTTGCTGCTGCTTCTTCGACTTATTCTCCTTACTACCACATCTTCTTCACTGCTTTAGCCTTCGTCATATCAGGTCTGATCGTCTTGCTGTCACGTAAAACCAAGTCAAAGAAGCTAAACCTTCCTCCGGGACCCCCTGGTTGGCCTATTGTTGGAAACCTCTTCCAATTTGCTCGCTCTGGGAAGCAATTTTTTCAGTATGTGAGAGAGCTTAGGCCAAAATATGGCCCAATTTTCACTTTGAAGATGGGGAATAGAACCATGATCATAATAAGCAGTGCAGAATTGGCGCACGAAGCTCTCATCGAAAAGGGCCAGTCTTTCGCTAGCAGGCCTCGAGAAAACCCTACCCGCACCGTGTTCAGCTGCAACAAGTTCACGGTGAACGCTGCCGTCTACGGCCCTGTCTGGCGGTCGCTGCGGAGGAACATGGTGCAAAACATGCTCAGTGCAAGCAAGGTTAGGGAGTTCAGCAATTTGAGAGATGTGTCCATGGATAAGCTCATTGACAGGCTACGGAGCGAGGCTGAGGCTAATGATGGAGCTGTTTGGGTTCTGAAGAATGCTCGATTTGCTGTTTTTTGCATCCTTTTGTCTATGTGTTTTGGAGTCGAAATGGATGAGGAGACCATTGAGGTGATGGATGATCTGATGAAAACTGTTCTAATCACTCTTGATCCAAGACTTGATGACTATCTCCCACTTCTAAGCCCATTCTTCTCAAAGCAGAGGAAAGCCGCCACGGAAGTGCGGAAGAGGCAGATCAAAACTGTTACCCCCTTCATCGAGAGGCGGCGTGCGGCGCTTGAAAACCCAGGATCAGATAAAACCGCGGCTTCATTTTCCTACCTCGACACGCTCTTCGATCTCAAAATCGAGGGGCGTAAATCATCTCCAACCAACCCCGAGCTCGTCACACTCTGCTCCGAGTTCCTCAATGGCGGCACTGACACAACAGGGACGGCGGTCGAGTGGGCAATCGCCCGAATGATCGAGAACCCCGAGATTCAGTCAAAACTATACGAAGAGATCAAAACAACAGTGGGTGATCGAAAGGTTCAAGAGAAAGACATGGAGAAGATGCCTTACCTAAACGCAGTTTCAAAAGAACTACTACGTAAACACCCTCCCACCTACTTTTCCCTAACTCATGCAGTCACAGAGCCAGCGAAGTTGGCAGGCTACGACATACCCACAGACGTAAATGTCGAGTTCTTCTTGCCAGCCATCTCCGAGGACCCCAAGCTATGGAAGAATCCCGAAAAGTTCGACCCCGACCGCTTTCTCTTGGGCGGTGAAGACGCCGATATAACCGGCGTGACCAGCGTAAAAATGATGCCATTCGGAGCAGGGCGAAGGATATGCCCTGGTTTGAGCATGGCCACCGTGCATGTGAACCTAATGCTGGCAAGGATGGTGCAGGACTTCGAGTGGAGCGCATACCCTGAAAACAGTAAGATTGATTTTAGTGAAAAGTTGGAATTCACAGTGGTGATGAAGAACCCTCTAAGGGCCAAGATTAAGCCTAGGGTATGA